Proteins co-encoded in one Pseudomonadota bacterium genomic window:
- a CDS encoding oligopeptide transporter, OPT family, which translates to MREFTVRALVLGLVMTVVLGAANAYLGLRAGMTIAATYPAAVLGMAFLRIFKGSILEENIARTVGSVGESLAAGAIFTLPAFFLAGVWTDMATVQHYLEATGIMAVGGVLGILFVTMLRRVMVEDAELPYPESIAAAEIHKAGRKGGSGAVYLIWAMIGGALVQLAGALSLFATSWERFIHFAKTGVGLFTSKGELITKVSAGGGTLLTTPHVSPAYIGVGYIIGPRLAALNFAGGILAWGLFVPLLLYFVGPSLEPVMAQEGMNLDWVSMSYAAWKYMVRPIAIGGMLVSACYTLYRMRKSLVTGLVRSIGDLKKAATASEEKSRLDRDISFKVVAPLILLVSVAMGFLYYYFCNDVKGAVIATVVMVVTGFFFAAVSGYLVGMIGSSNNPVSGLTISTLIISALLMVFMGVSGVSGVAAVLGVAAVVCVSSAVAGEMLQDLKVGHFLGGTPWKMQSGNIIAVLVSAVVMFVPIIFLHQADINMGGTGLGGQALPAPQAGLMAMLAKGIVAGEMAWPLVIVGMLMAIAMICVQVRSPMLVSVGMYLPFGTVSAIFVGGMIRAIADKLAERRKLNDAQKIRMENGGVLLASGFIAGEALMGLVIAGLAVFNIFLPAVFASPSFIWGIVIFVALGYVLVKFPLKNAGSPDEPAPPAAMA; encoded by the coding sequence ATGCGGGAATTCACGGTAAGGGCGCTGGTGCTCGGACTTGTCATGACGGTGGTGCTCGGCGCGGCCAACGCCTATCTCGGCCTTCGCGCCGGGATGACGATCGCCGCCACCTATCCGGCCGCGGTCCTGGGAATGGCATTCCTCAGGATATTCAAGGGTTCCATACTCGAGGAGAACATCGCGAGGACCGTCGGCTCGGTCGGCGAGTCGCTGGCAGCGGGCGCCATCTTCACGCTCCCGGCGTTCTTCCTGGCCGGCGTCTGGACCGACATGGCGACGGTGCAGCACTATCTCGAGGCCACGGGCATCATGGCCGTGGGCGGCGTGCTGGGCATCCTCTTCGTCACGATGCTCCGTCGAGTCATGGTCGAGGACGCGGAGCTTCCTTACCCGGAGTCGATCGCCGCGGCAGAGATACACAAGGCGGGCCGCAAGGGCGGCAGCGGCGCAGTTTATCTGATATGGGCGATGATCGGCGGCGCCCTCGTCCAGCTGGCAGGCGCGCTGTCGCTGTTCGCCACCAGCTGGGAGCGCTTCATACACTTCGCCAAGACAGGCGTGGGCCTGTTCACCAGCAAGGGCGAGCTGATCACAAAGGTCAGCGCAGGCGGCGGCACGCTGCTCACTACGCCGCACGTTTCTCCCGCCTACATCGGCGTGGGCTACATCATCGGTCCCAGGCTCGCGGCTCTCAACTTCGCCGGCGGCATACTCGCCTGGGGGCTGTTCGTCCCGCTCCTGCTGTACTTCGTGGGCCCATCGCTCGAGCCGGTCATGGCTCAGGAGGGGATGAACCTCGACTGGGTCTCGATGTCCTACGCGGCATGGAAGTACATGGTGAGGCCGATCGCCATCGGAGGCATGCTCGTCTCCGCGTGCTACACGCTATACCGGATGCGCAAGAGCCTGGTGACGGGCCTTGTGCGCTCCATCGGCGACCTCAAGAAGGCCGCCACCGCGAGCGAGGAGAAGAGCAGGCTCGACCGCGACATCAGCTTCAAGGTCGTGGCCCCGCTGATACTCCTCGTGTCCGTGGCCATGGGCTTCCTCTACTACTACTTCTGCAACGACGTTAAGGGCGCGGTCATCGCCACCGTGGTCATGGTCGTGACGGGGTTCTTCTTCGCCGCGGTCTCCGGCTACCTGGTCGGCATGATCGGATCGTCGAACAACCCGGTCTCCGGGCTCACCATCTCCACGCTGATCATCTCGGCGCTGCTCATGGTCTTCATGGGCGTCTCCGGCGTCTCCGGCGTGGCGGCGGTGCTGGGTGTCGCGGCGGTCGTGTGCGTCTCCTCGGCGGTCGCCGGCGAGATGCTCCAGGACCTCAAGGTCGGCCACTTCCTCGGCGGCACGCCCTGGAAGATGCAGTCCGGCAACATCATAGCGGTGCTCGTCTCTGCGGTCGTGATGTTCGTCCCGATCATCTTCCTGCACCAGGCGGACATAAACATGGGCGGCACAGGCCTCGGAGGTCAGGCTCTTCCGGCGCCTCAGGCGGGCCTCATGGCGATGCTGGCCAAGGGGATCGTCGCGGGCGAGATGGCGTGGCCCCTGGTGATCGTCGGCATGCTCATGGCGATCGCCATGATCTGCGTTCAGGTCCGAAGCCCCATGCTCGTCTCGGTGGGCATGTACCTCCCGTTCGGGACGGTTTCGGCGATATTCGTCGGCGGCATGATCCGCGCTATCGCGGACAAGCTTGCAGAGCGACGCAAGCTCAACGACGCGCAGAAGATCCGCATGGAGAACGGCGGCGTGCTCCTGGCGTCGGGCTTCATCGCGGGCGAGGCGCTGATGGGGCTGGTGATCGCGGGGCTCGCGGTCTTCAACATCTTCCTTCCCGCGGTCTTCGCATCGCCTTCATTCATATGGGGAATCGTGATCTTCGTGGCCCTGGGCTACGTGCTGGTCAAGTTCCCGCTCAAGAACGCAGGGAGTCCAGATGAACCGGCACCACCCGCAGCAATGGCATGA
- a CDS encoding VanZ family protein, with product MLKRTIRQLIRWGTTLAWAAGILYLSFMPGPGIEFFPHQDKVAHFAMYAGLAFLLVWSLRLTALRFRPYAPLLAAAFAAAYGALTEAGQLFIASRSSEPADFVANAIGAAIGAWSGMRAAAALERRRARSGVAEGAI from the coding sequence ATGCTGAAGAGGACAATCAGACAACTGATACGGTGGGGGACGACGCTGGCCTGGGCGGCGGGCATACTCTATCTCTCCTTCATGCCGGGCCCCGGGATCGAGTTCTTCCCGCATCAGGACAAGGTCGCGCACTTCGCGATGTACGCGGGGCTCGCATTTCTGCTCGTCTGGTCTCTCAGGCTCACCGCTCTCCGGTTCCGTCCGTACGCCCCGCTTCTGGCGGCCGCCTTCGCTGCCGCATACGGGGCGCTCACCGAGGCGGGCCAGCTCTTCATAGCGAGCAGGAGCTCGGAGCCTGCCGATTTCGTCGCCAACGCGATCGGGGCCGCGATCGGTGCGTGGTCCGGGATGCGGGCGGCGGCGGCGCTCGAGCGCCGCAGGGCGAGGAGTGGCGTGGCGGAGGGGGCGATATGA
- a CDS encoding PqqD family protein, producing the protein MNRHHPQQWHDVVAKRTVEWEDGPEDRAVLLVPRFRRGPLARWLQPRLKRPHMRVKLDDLGTFVWRRLDGNTPFDEIAKAMEGHFGERAAPADQRLKAFFTILHKDRFVELYAPSAGRTE; encoded by the coding sequence ATGAACCGGCACCACCCGCAGCAATGGCATGACGTAGTCGCAAAGCGCACGGTAGAGTGGGAGGACGGCCCGGAGGATCGGGCCGTCCTCCTCGTGCCGCGCTTCCGCAGGGGGCCGCTCGCCCGCTGGCTGCAGCCGCGCCTCAAGAGGCCCCACATGAGGGTGAAGCTCGACGATCTCGGCACGTTCGTGTGGCGAAGGCTGGACGGGAATACCCCGTTCGACGAGATAGCGAAGGCCATGGAGGGGCATTTCGGCGAGAGGGCCGCTCCGGCGGATCAGAGGCTCAAGGCTTTCTTCACCATCCTCCACAAGGACAGGTTCGTGGAGCTGTACGCCCCCTCCGCAGGCCGGACGGAATAG
- a CDS encoding bifunctional nuclease family protein → MTGDRSDKDFIQMKVTGLTIDPFTSMPIIILKDMEEKCALPIWIGLIEASAIATEIEHIELSRPMTHDLLKNVFDAVGISVIRVEVSDLADNTFYARLILTQQGREFVMDSRPSDAIAVALRSGSPIFVARGVIDKSRKIDLAKEGGQEDARKQKWTEILENLSPEDFGKYKM, encoded by the coding sequence ATGACCGGGGACAGGTCGGACAAGGACTTCATCCAGATGAAGGTGACAGGGCTCACGATAGACCCCTTCACCAGCATGCCGATCATCATACTCAAGGACATGGAGGAGAAGTGCGCGCTGCCGATCTGGATCGGCCTCATAGAGGCCTCGGCCATCGCCACCGAGATCGAGCACATAGAGCTCTCGAGGCCCATGACTCACGACCTGCTCAAGAACGTCTTCGACGCGGTCGGCATCAGCGTGATAAGGGTGGAGGTGAGCGACCTCGCCGACAACACCTTCTACGCGCGCCTCATCCTCACGCAGCAGGGGCGCGAGTTCGTGATGGACTCGAGGCCCTCCGACGCGATAGCGGTGGCGCTCCGGTCGGGCTCCCCGATCTTCGTGGCCAGGGGCGTGATCGACAAGTCCCGAAAGATCGACCTGGCCAAGGAGGGCGGTCAGGAGGACGCCAGGAAGCAGAAGTGGACCGAGATACTGGAGAACCTCTCTCCCGAAGACTTCGGAAAGTACAAGATGTAG
- a CDS encoding oligopeptide transporter, OPT family — MSNELKPYVPAEAGMAEFTIKALILGVLMAVILGAANAYLGLKAGMTVSASFPAAVIAIAAFRLPFFRGTVLEQNTARTAAAVGEALVAGAIFTLPAFVMVSLDGERLWTSFNYWESSLICLVGGLMGILFVILLRRTLLVDADLPFPEGYACYEIVKSGQSGASGAGYVFGALGLGVLAEMLKNPGGIAIFKETREFFIHFPRSVIHHFNRGQEPLADIGHTGGVAFQSPLASPALMSVGYIIGPKYSCINFAGGVLAWLVLIPLALFINPSFMEQLSAGGSIVSHEDMAYTAWFNLVRPIAVGGMLVGSIYTLYGLRGSLFSAVKGIFSRHAHHEVKKSRTERDLNLKVVLLAGLGLAIPMAFIYHYFTDNMVGTIVSVVVMMITGFLFAAVGGWLVGIVGNSNQPVSGLTLSTLIIAALVMVMFGLKGLPGIAAVLAIAAVVCCIACLSGDMIQDLKVGQLIGGTPWKMELAAIIGTVVVAFTLVVPIIVLHEGNIAAGGLGIGGTTLPAPQAGLMAQLAKGIITGEMPWGLLIIGMFFALSLILIKAPAPMLIAVGMYLPFQATFAIFVGGVIKWIADLLAKRRGTYVEGLEGPGVLMASGFIAGEAITGVLLAALVLVGIPSLSGRFFGMEELPILSSHGGWLSLLVFAAVAFSLIWLPSRKKA, encoded by the coding sequence ATGTCGAACGAACTTAAGCCCTATGTGCCGGCAGAGGCCGGAATGGCGGAGTTCACCATCAAGGCCCTGATCCTGGGCGTCCTCATGGCGGTCATCCTCGGCGCCGCCAACGCCTACCTCGGCCTCAAGGCTGGCATGACCGTGTCCGCCTCTTTCCCTGCCGCGGTCATAGCGATCGCGGCCTTCAGACTCCCCTTTTTCCGCGGGACCGTGCTCGAGCAGAACACCGCGCGAACCGCGGCCGCGGTCGGCGAGGCGCTGGTGGCGGGGGCGATATTCACCCTCCCCGCCTTCGTCATGGTGAGCCTCGACGGGGAGCGGCTCTGGACAAGCTTCAACTACTGGGAGTCGTCTCTCATCTGCCTCGTGGGCGGCCTCATGGGCATCCTCTTCGTGATCCTCCTGCGCAGGACCCTGCTCGTGGACGCGGACCTGCCTTTCCCCGAGGGGTACGCCTGCTACGAGATCGTCAAGAGCGGCCAGAGCGGCGCGAGCGGCGCAGGGTACGTCTTCGGCGCGCTCGGGCTGGGAGTGCTCGCCGAGATGCTCAAGAACCCGGGCGGCATAGCGATCTTCAAGGAGACCAGGGAGTTCTTCATCCACTTCCCGCGCTCGGTCATCCACCACTTCAACCGGGGCCAGGAGCCGCTGGCCGACATCGGCCACACCGGCGGCGTGGCGTTCCAGTCGCCGCTCGCCTCGCCCGCCCTCATGAGCGTGGGCTACATCATCGGCCCCAAGTACTCCTGCATCAACTTCGCGGGAGGGGTCCTGGCCTGGCTGGTCCTCATACCGCTGGCCCTCTTCATCAACCCCTCGTTCATGGAGCAGCTGTCCGCCGGGGGCTCCATCGTCTCCCACGAGGACATGGCCTACACCGCCTGGTTCAACCTCGTCAGGCCGATCGCCGTGGGCGGGATGCTCGTCGGCTCCATATACACCCTGTACGGGCTGCGCGGTTCGCTCTTCAGCGCGGTCAAGGGGATATTCAGCAGGCATGCGCACCACGAGGTCAAAAAATCCAGGACCGAGCGCGACCTGAACCTGAAGGTGGTTCTTCTCGCCGGCCTCGGCCTGGCGATACCCATGGCCTTCATCTACCACTATTTCACCGACAACATGGTGGGCACGATCGTCTCGGTGGTCGTGATGATGATAACCGGCTTCCTCTTCGCAGCGGTCGGAGGCTGGCTCGTGGGGATCGTGGGCAACTCCAACCAGCCGGTCTCGGGCCTCACCCTCTCCACCCTCATCATCGCGGCCCTGGTGATGGTGATGTTCGGGCTGAAGGGGCTGCCCGGCATCGCGGCCGTGCTCGCGATCGCCGCGGTCGTCTGCTGCATCGCCTGCCTCTCGGGCGACATGATCCAGGACCTCAAGGTCGGGCAGCTCATCGGCGGCACGCCCTGGAAGATGGAGCTCGCCGCAATAATCGGCACGGTGGTCGTGGCGTTCACCCTGGTCGTGCCTATCATCGTCCTTCACGAGGGCAACATCGCCGCGGGCGGCCTCGGGATCGGCGGGACCACGCTGCCTGCGCCGCAGGCCGGCCTCATGGCACAGCTGGCAAAGGGGATCATAACCGGCGAGATGCCGTGGGGGCTCCTCATCATAGGGATGTTCTTCGCTCTCTCCCTCATTCTCATCAAGGCGCCGGCGCCCATGCTCATCGCGGTCGGCATGTACCTGCCGTTCCAGGCGACGTTCGCGATATTCGTGGGCGGCGTGATCAAGTGGATAGCGGACCTGCTGGCGAAGAGGCGCGGCACATACGTCGAGGGGCTCGAGGGGCCCGGCGTCCTCATGGCCTCCGGCTTCATCGCGGGCGAGGCGATAACAGGGGTCCTGCTCGCCGCGCTCGTGCTCGTGGGCATACCTTCGCTCTCGGGCAGATTCTTCGGCATGGAGGAGCTGCCCATACTGTCGTCGCACGGCGGGTGGCTGTCGCTTCTGGTCTTCGCAGCGGTCGCCTTCTCCCTGATCTGGCTGCCCTCGAGGAAGAAGGCGTAA
- a CDS encoding nuclear transport factor 2 family protein, translating into MAAQYNTNDVSQLIDRFMKAYESRNIDLLAQTVARDADFVAYGTDEGEYWHGWESYRSATEKLFGALDEIHWKRGTPMIRFSTDGKVAWFAEDLHGKFLTGGETHECNLRLTGIAENRNGQWTIVQFHRSVPFHPHAVPYLETHGVRFD; encoded by the coding sequence ATGGCAGCGCAGTACAACACAAATGATGTGTCCCAGCTCATCGATCGGTTCATGAAGGCGTACGAGAGCCGCAACATCGATCTCCTGGCCCAGACTGTCGCCAGGGACGCGGACTTCGTGGCCTACGGCACCGACGAGGGTGAGTACTGGCACGGCTGGGAGTCCTACCGTTCGGCGACCGAGAAGCTGTTCGGCGCCCTCGACGAGATCCACTGGAAGCGCGGGACCCCGATGATCCGCTTCTCGACCGACGGAAAGGTGGCGTGGTTCGCGGAGGACCTGCACGGGAAGTTTCTGACCGGCGGCGAGACCCACGAGTGCAACCTGCGCCTGACCGGCATCGCCGAGAACAGAAACGGGCAGTGGACGATAGTCCAGTTCCACCGCTCGGTGCCGTTCCACCCGCACGCGGTGCCTTACCTTGAGACACACGGCGTCCGTTTCGACTGA
- a CDS encoding gamma carbonic anhydrase family protein: MIDSFGEKTPAVDVSCFVADSAAVLGDVIMGPLSSVWFGAVIRGDVGRISIGRRSNIQDLCVLHVEQGGSLSVGDDVTVGHRAILHGCAVRDRVLVGMGAVIMNGAELGEGCIVGAGSVVTEGQRVPPRSLVLGVPARVARELTDEEVAETAASADRYSRYASQYIEQGF, translated from the coding sequence ATGATCGATTCATTCGGCGAAAAGACCCCGGCCGTGGACGTGTCGTGCTTCGTGGCCGACAGCGCCGCGGTGCTCGGCGACGTGATCATGGGGCCGCTGTCGAGCGTCTGGTTCGGGGCGGTGATCCGCGGGGACGTTGGCAGGATAAGCATCGGCCGCCGCTCGAACATACAGGACCTCTGCGTCCTCCATGTGGAGCAGGGCGGGAGCCTCTCCGTGGGCGACGACGTGACGGTGGGACACAGGGCCATCCTCCACGGCTGTGCGGTCCGCGACAGGGTGCTCGTAGGCATGGGCGCCGTGATAATGAACGGGGCCGAGCTCGGCGAGGGCTGCATCGTGGGCGCCGGCTCGGTGGTGACCGAGGGCCAGAGGGTCCCCCCGCGGTCGCTCGTCCTCGGCGTGCCCGCGCGCGTAGCGAGGGAGCTCACGGACGAGGAGGTGGCCGAAACAGCCGCCTCGGCCGACCGTTACTCGAGATACGCCTCCCAGTACATCGAGCAGGGGTTCTGA
- the ftsH gene encoding ATP-dependent zinc metalloprotease FtsH, whose translation MGGAPHKTIALWLIIALMVIAVLHVMNQPMETSEKISFSDFLTAVGANEIETVSIQEDEYSGKFKPDYRTGARFQTIGPIDSEEALKRLAGTDAKIEYMKKKETPMWQTMLISWLPMLLLFAFFFFSMRQIQVGGGKAMSFGRSKAKLLADSQKKVTFADVAGVEEAKEELREIIEFLREPRKFTVLGGRIPKGVLLVGPPGSGKTLIARAVAGEAGVPFFSISGSEFVEMFVGVGASRVRDLFEQGKKQAPCIVFIDEIDAVGRHRGAGLGGGHDEREQTLNQLLVEMDGFESNEGVIIMAATNRPDVLDPALLRPGRFDRRVIVPRPDVGGREAILKVHSRNKPLDPGVDLSTVARGTPGFSGADLESVVNEAALIAARSGKKLIEMPDFEHAKDKVLMGSERRSMIISEEEKRNTAYHEAGHTLVAKLIPGTDPIHKVTIIPRGAALGLTQQLPIDDRYTQNRKFCENTLAILLGGRAAEELVFDQPTTGAGNDIERATELARKMVCEWGMSESMGPLAFGKKQEEIFLGREISRHADYSEATAQQIDAEVKRIVMQSFNIARDLLMKNREKLERLAQGLLEYESLSGDEIEKVMRGERVERKAEAVPGGRNARAKEGRANDAVSVEQPAPPKAATETA comes from the coding sequence ATGGGCGGAGCGCCGCACAAGACCATAGCGCTGTGGCTCATAATAGCGCTCATGGTCATCGCGGTGCTGCACGTCATGAACCAGCCCATGGAGACGAGCGAGAAGATAAGCTTCTCCGATTTCCTCACGGCGGTCGGGGCCAACGAGATAGAGACGGTCAGCATCCAGGAGGACGAGTACAGCGGCAAGTTCAAGCCCGACTACCGCACCGGCGCGCGCTTCCAGACCATAGGACCGATCGACAGCGAGGAGGCGCTCAAGAGGCTGGCCGGCACCGACGCAAAGATCGAGTACATGAAGAAGAAGGAGACGCCGATGTGGCAGACCATGCTCATATCGTGGCTGCCCATGTTGCTGCTCTTCGCCTTCTTCTTCTTCTCCATGCGCCAGATACAGGTCGGCGGCGGAAAGGCCATGAGCTTCGGCCGCAGCAAGGCGAAGCTGCTCGCCGACAGCCAGAAGAAGGTCACCTTCGCCGACGTTGCAGGGGTCGAGGAGGCCAAGGAGGAGCTGCGCGAGATCATAGAGTTTCTGAGGGAGCCCAGGAAGTTCACGGTCCTCGGCGGCCGGATACCCAAGGGTGTGCTACTCGTGGGGCCGCCGGGATCGGGCAAGACGCTCATCGCCCGCGCGGTTGCCGGGGAGGCGGGCGTCCCGTTCTTCTCCATATCGGGCTCCGAGTTCGTCGAGATGTTCGTCGGCGTCGGCGCCTCCAGGGTGCGCGACCTGTTCGAGCAGGGCAAGAAGCAGGCGCCCTGCATAGTCTTCATAGACGAGATCGACGCGGTGGGCCGACACCGCGGCGCCGGGCTCGGCGGGGGGCACGACGAGCGCGAGCAGACCCTCAACCAGCTGCTGGTGGAGATGGACGGCTTCGAGTCCAACGAGGGTGTGATCATCATGGCCGCCACCAACAGGCCCGACGTCCTCGACCCCGCGCTCCTCAGGCCGGGCCGCTTCGACCGGCGCGTGATCGTGCCGAGGCCGGACGTGGGCGGGCGCGAGGCGATACTGAAGGTGCACTCCAGGAACAAGCCGCTTGACCCGGGCGTGGACCTCTCCACCGTCGCCCGCGGCACCCCCGGCTTCTCGGGGGCGGACCTCGAGAGCGTGGTCAACGAGGCGGCGCTCATAGCCGCGCGTTCGGGCAAGAAGCTCATCGAGATGCCCGATTTCGAGCACGCCAAGGACAAGGTCCTCATGGGCTCCGAGCGCCGCAGCATGATCATATCCGAGGAGGAGAAGCGCAACACCGCCTACCACGAGGCCGGCCACACGCTCGTGGCCAAGCTCATCCCCGGCACCGACCCGATACACAAGGTCACGATCATCCCTCGCGGCGCAGCTCTCGGGCTCACCCAGCAGCTGCCCATCGACGACCGCTACACGCAGAACCGCAAGTTCTGCGAGAACACTCTCGCCATACTCCTGGGCGGCAGGGCGGCCGAGGAGCTGGTCTTCGACCAGCCGACGACAGGGGCGGGCAACGACATAGAGAGGGCGACCGAGCTCGCGCGCAAGATGGTCTGCGAGTGGGGCATGAGCGAGAGCATGGGGCCGCTGGCGTTCGGCAAGAAGCAGGAGGAGATCTTCCTGGGCCGCGAGATATCCCGGCACGCCGACTACAGCGAGGCGACAGCCCAGCAGATCGACGCGGAGGTGAAGCGCATAGTCATGCAGAGCTTCAACATCGCCCGCGACCTCCTCATGAAGAACCGCGAGAAGCTCGAGAGGCTCGCGCAGGGGCTGCTGGAGTACGAGTCGCTCTCGGGCGATGAGATCGAAAAGGTGATGCGCGGGGAGCGCGTGGAGAGGAAGGCGGAGGCGGTGCCCGGGGGCAGAAACGCCAGGGCGAAGGAGGGCAGGGCGAACGACGCCGTGAGCGTCGAGCAGCCCGCCCCACCCAAGGCCGCCACAGAGACCGCATGA
- the miaB gene encoding tRNA (N6-isopentenyl adenosine(37)-C2)-methylthiotransferase MiaB: MTRKFYIKTFGCQMNEHDSAKMALLLQSQGYAPGEDALASDIVIFNTCTIREKAHHKAISEIGRASQIKRASPRAVVGVCGCVAQEEGERILSRFPDVDFVLGPDQIWRLGEAIACAESGGRCAFVDLIDDPDGYRFPGHIPPVTSHESRVTAFVTAMKGCNCACSYCIVPSVRGREVCRPPGEIVEECRTLADSGTKEVTLLGQNVTAYSFLNPGSLIPGAESLASLIRRISRETGISRIRFTSPHPRDITDGLIGEFAENERLAPHIHLPAQSGSDGVLRRMRRGYTRERYLDVARRLRAARPGISITTDIIVGFSRETDEEYRETLDLMREVGFDSAFAFKYSPRPGTEAARKMEDDVPAGVKERRLDELLALQRSASRRLNEALVGSEGEVLAAGLDRMGRGLITGRLPDNRIVHFSGQEELIGSIVRVRITSANDNSLTGEALA; the protein is encoded by the coding sequence ATGACCAGGAAATTCTACATCAAGACCTTCGGGTGCCAGATGAACGAGCACGACTCCGCCAAGATGGCGCTCCTGCTCCAGTCGCAGGGCTATGCGCCGGGCGAAGACGCGCTCGCCTCGGACATCGTGATATTCAACACCTGCACTATCCGGGAAAAGGCGCATCACAAGGCGATCAGCGAGATCGGCAGGGCCTCGCAGATAAAGCGCGCGAGCCCGCGCGCCGTCGTCGGCGTGTGCGGGTGCGTGGCACAGGAGGAGGGTGAGCGGATACTCTCGAGGTTCCCTGACGTGGATTTCGTTCTCGGGCCCGACCAGATATGGAGGCTGGGAGAGGCGATTGCCTGCGCGGAATCGGGGGGCCGCTGCGCCTTCGTCGACCTGATCGACGACCCGGACGGTTATCGTTTTCCCGGCCATATACCGCCAGTCACGAGTCACGAGTCACGAGTCACGGCCTTCGTCACCGCCATGAAGGGTTGCAACTGCGCATGCAGCTACTGCATCGTCCCCTCGGTGCGCGGCCGCGAGGTCTGCCGACCGCCCGGCGAGATCGTGGAGGAGTGCCGGACGCTTGCGGATTCGGGAACGAAGGAGGTGACGCTGCTCGGCCAGAACGTCACCGCCTACTCTTTTCTGAATCCCGGGTCCTTGATCCCGGGTGCCGAAAGCCTGGCCTCGCTAATCAGGAGGATATCGCGCGAGACCGGGATCTCGCGCATCCGATTCACCTCCCCGCACCCGCGCGACATCACCGACGGGCTGATCGGGGAGTTCGCTGAGAACGAAAGGCTCGCGCCACACATCCATCTCCCGGCACAGTCGGGTTCCGACGGGGTCCTCCGCAGGATGCGGCGCGGCTACACGAGGGAGAGGTATCTGGACGTCGCGCGCAGGCTCAGGGCCGCGCGGCCGGGCATCTCCATCACGACCGATATCATAGTCGGGTTCTCCCGCGAGACCGACGAGGAGTATCGCGAGACTCTCGACCTCATGCGCGAGGTCGGGTTCGACTCCGCGTTCGCTTTCAAGTACTCGCCGAGGCCCGGGACCGAGGCGGCGCGGAAGATGGAGGACGACGTGCCGGCCGGGGTCAAGGAGCGCAGGCTCGACGAACTTCTCGCGCTGCAGCGCTCTGCATCCCGCAGGCTCAACGAGGCCCTGGTGGGCTCCGAGGGGGAGGTGCTGGCGGCCGGCCTCGACCGCATGGGCAGGGGGCTTATCACCGGCAGGCTCCCCGACAACCGCATAGTACATTTCTCTGGCCAAGAGGAGCTCATTGGCTCTATAGTCCGCGTTCGAATCACCTCCGCTAACGACAACTCGCTGACCGGGGAGGCGCTGGCATGA
- the tilS gene encoding tRNA lysidine(34) synthetase TilS, whose protein sequence is MLYPDFKRFVSAEGLLREGDRLLVAVSGGVDSMVMMELLSRVARGMDLRARVVHVNHMLRGRESMRDERHVEREARRLGFEFASARARPRAGENLQGSARSLRLRFFRRQAEEFRASRVLLAHNRGDQAETVLMHIVRGAGLAGLAGMSPLSRADGILIARPLLFASRGDIAAYAKRRGVAFREDRTNRTLKYRRNEVRHSLMPALERMNPRIEESLAAMAGRLREDERALDLVARASFNEALASAADGRVLLRAEDFAAMPEVVRARMLMIAWRRATGRASDLNGDQIRRMDSIAASGRRTGEYRLRAPWEFRKRAGLIEISRGRAGRARR, encoded by the coding sequence ATGCTATATCCCGATTTCAAGAGGTTCGTATCCGCCGAGGGGCTGCTCCGGGAGGGGGACCGCCTCCTCGTCGCGGTCTCGGGCGGCGTGGACTCCATGGTGATGATGGAGCTCCTCTCCAGGGTTGCCCGCGGCATGGACCTCCGCGCAAGGGTCGTGCATGTCAACCACATGCTCCGCGGCAGGGAGTCGATGCGGGACGAGAGGCACGTCGAGCGCGAGGCCCGTCGCCTGGGCTTCGAGTTCGCCTCAGCGAGGGCGAGGCCGCGCGCAGGGGAGAACCTGCAGGGCTCCGCGCGCTCTCTGCGCCTTCGCTTCTTCCGGAGGCAGGCGGAGGAGTTCAGGGCCTCGCGGGTGCTCCTCGCACACAACCGGGGCGACCAGGCGGAGACGGTCCTCATGCACATCGTCAGGGGCGCGGGGCTGGCCGGCCTGGCCGGGATGTCCCCGCTCTCCAGGGCGGACGGCATTCTCATCGCGCGGCCGCTGCTCTTCGCGTCGAGGGGCGACATAGCGGCTTACGCGAAGAGGCGCGGCGTCGCCTTCCGCGAGGACCGCACCAACCGCACGCTCAAGTACCGCCGCAACGAGGTGAGGCACAGCCTCATGCCCGCGCTCGAGCGCATGAACCCCAGGATAGAGGAGTCGCTCGCGGCCATGGCCGGGAGGCTGCGCGAGGACGAGAGGGCGCTCGACCTCGTCGCCAGGGCCTCGTTCAACGAGGCGCTCGCCTCCGCAGCCGACGGGCGGGTTCTGCTGCGGGCCGAGGACTTCGCCGCCATGCCGGAGGTGGTGAGGGCCCGCATGCTTATGATCGCGTGGCGGAGGGCGACAGGACGCGCCTCGGACCTCAACGGCGACCAGATCAGGAGGATGGACTCCATCGCAGCCTCCGGGAGAAGAACCGGCGAGTACAGGCTCAGGGCGCCCTGGGAGTTCCGGAAACGAGCGGGACTCATCGAGATCAGCAGGGGAAGGGCCGGAAGGGCCCGGCGCTGA